In the genome of Myxococcus stipitatus, one region contains:
- a CDS encoding SDR family oxidoreductase: protein MNVVISGANRGIGLELVRQCLHRGDVVHAGVRSPERAGELAALSPGAHGLLHIHALEVTDEASVKAFAAGIPSPVHLLINNAGVRSRPDDLAGLDSDDLTRTFQVNAVAALRMTLHLRPQLRAAGGAKVANLSSNLGSIADNSWGGAYGYRMSKAALNMATRSLGHDLKEDHILAFALSPGWVRTDMGGSEAPTAVELSVSGLLSVLGRLGAEDTGGFFDFEGKRLPW from the coding sequence ATGAACGTCGTCATTTCGGGTGCGAACCGGGGTATCGGACTCGAGCTCGTGCGTCAGTGCCTCCACCGAGGCGATGTGGTCCACGCGGGAGTCCGCTCCCCTGAACGTGCGGGCGAGCTCGCCGCGCTCTCGCCAGGCGCCCACGGCCTGCTCCACATCCACGCGCTGGAGGTCACCGATGAAGCCAGCGTGAAGGCCTTCGCCGCGGGGATTCCCAGCCCCGTGCACCTGCTCATCAACAACGCGGGGGTGCGCAGCAGGCCGGACGACCTCGCGGGGCTGGACAGCGACGACCTCACCCGCACCTTCCAGGTGAACGCGGTGGCGGCACTGCGGATGACGCTGCACCTGCGGCCCCAGCTGCGCGCGGCGGGAGGCGCGAAGGTGGCGAACCTCAGCTCGAACCTCGGCTCCATCGCGGACAACAGCTGGGGAGGCGCCTACGGCTACCGGATGTCCAAGGCGGCGCTGAACATGGCCACACGCTCGCTGGGGCATGACTTGAAGGAGGACCACATCCTCGCCTTCGCCCTCAGCCCGGGCTGGGTCCGCACCGACATGGGCGGCAGCGAGGCGCCCACGGCCGTGGAGTTGTCAGTCTCGGGATTGCTCTCCGTCCTCGGCCGCCTGGGTGCCGAGGACACGGGGGGCTTCTTCGACTTCGAAGGCAAGCGCCTCCCCTGGTGA